From Microcystis aeruginosa NIES-2549, a single genomic window includes:
- a CDS encoding ABC transporter ATP-binding protein: protein MLEINDLSVNYGGIKALQQVSLRVETGEIVTLIGANGAGKTTTLKTISRLLTAKTGRIIYQGQDITHLPPHEIVKRGIAHSPEGRRILARQTVLTNLQLGAYTRSDRLGVKSDIEEQWRLFPRLSERREQLAGTLSGGEQQMLAIARALMSRPKLLLLDEPSLGLAPQIVREIFSIIRKLNESGVTILLVEQNANLALETANRGYVLAAGRLTIAGEAGDLLKDERVKQAYLG, encoded by the coding sequence ATGTTAGAAATTAACGATTTATCGGTTAATTATGGCGGAATAAAGGCATTACAGCAGGTTAGTTTAAGGGTAGAAACCGGGGAAATTGTCACCCTCATTGGAGCGAACGGAGCAGGAAAAACGACGACTCTAAAGACGATATCTCGGCTTTTAACGGCAAAGACTGGGCGAATAATCTATCAGGGTCAAGATATTACCCATTTACCGCCCCATGAAATCGTTAAACGGGGAATTGCCCATAGTCCGGAAGGGAGAAGAATCTTAGCGCGTCAAACAGTCTTGACAAATTTGCAGTTAGGGGCCTATACGAGAAGCGATCGCCTAGGAGTAAAAAGCGATATCGAAGAGCAGTGGCGACTGTTTCCCCGACTATCGGAGCGCCGAGAGCAGTTAGCGGGAACCCTAAGCGGTGGGGAACAGCAGATGCTGGCGATCGCAAGAGCTTTAATGAGTCGTCCCAAGTTATTGTTACTAGACGAACCCAGTTTAGGACTAGCGCCGCAGATAGTGCGAGAAATCTTCAGTATTATCCGTAAATTAAATGAATCGGGAGTAACTATCCTGTTAGTGGAACAAAACGCCAATTTAGCCCTAGAAACTGCCAATCGCGGCTATGTTTTGGCAGCGGGACGCTTGACCATCGCAGGAGAAGCCGGGGATTTACTCAAGGATGAGCGAGTCAAACAAGCTTATTTGGGTTAA
- a CDS encoding NAD(P)H-quinone oxidoreductase subunit 4, with product MLTANFPWLTAIILLPLLASFLIPVIPDKEGKTVRWFALGVGLADFILMCYVFLQKYDLSNPNLQLVEKIDWVPQIGLSWAVSVDGISAPLVLLAGLVTTLSILAAWQVDRKPRLFYFLMLLLYAAQIGVFVAQDLLLFFLMWEIELIPVYLLVSIWGGQKRRYAATKFLLYTAAASIFILVAGLAMALYGGGAMTFDMAELGFKDYPLALELVLYAGLLIAFGVKLAIFPLHTWLPDAHGEASAPVSMILAGVLLKMGGYGLIRLNMGLLPDAHIYFAPILAILGVVNIIYGAFASFGQQNMKRRLAYSSVSHMGFVLLGIASFTDVGISGAMLQMLSHGLIAAVLFFLAGVTYDRTHTLALNEMGGIAQAMPKVFALFTAGAMASLALPGMSGFASEITVFIGVTSSEVYSQTFRVVTVFLASVGLILTPIYLLSMLRQVFYGDGSSCDITNITPNKSNEQAVCFGTSCVLPDESEYIDAKPREIFIAVSFLALIVAIGFYPQLATRIYDVKTVAVNSEVRQAYTEIAATRQNIYAETQPDVSAKVASIFQ from the coding sequence ATGCTAACGGCTAACTTCCCCTGGCTCACTGCCATCATTTTGCTCCCCTTGCTTGCCTCTTTCCTAATCCCTGTAATCCCCGACAAAGAAGGAAAAACTGTTCGCTGGTTCGCGCTTGGAGTCGGACTAGCAGACTTTATATTAATGTGCTACGTCTTTTTACAAAAATATGATTTAAGCAACCCCAACTTACAATTAGTAGAAAAAATCGATTGGGTTCCCCAAATTGGTTTAAGTTGGGCGGTGTCGGTAGATGGTATCTCGGCACCGTTAGTTTTATTAGCAGGATTGGTGACAACCCTTTCTATCTTGGCAGCGTGGCAAGTGGACCGCAAACCCCGTTTATTCTACTTCCTGATGCTGTTGCTCTACGCCGCTCAGATTGGTGTTTTCGTCGCCCAAGACTTATTATTATTCTTCTTAATGTGGGAAATCGAGTTAATTCCCGTTTATCTACTCGTTTCCATCTGGGGTGGTCAAAAACGTCGTTATGCCGCCACTAAATTCCTACTCTACACCGCCGCCGCTTCTATCTTCATCCTCGTTGCCGGTCTAGCCATGGCCCTTTACGGTGGTGGTGCGATGACCTTTGATATGGCGGAATTAGGATTTAAAGATTATCCCCTCGCTTTAGAATTAGTCCTTTACGCCGGTTTATTAATCGCTTTCGGGGTCAAACTCGCCATCTTCCCCCTCCATACTTGGCTCCCCGATGCTCACGGTGAAGCTTCTGCACCTGTATCGATGATTCTCGCTGGTGTTCTCCTCAAAATGGGTGGTTATGGTTTAATCCGTCTTAATATGGGGCTTCTACCCGATGCACACATCTACTTTGCCCCGATTCTAGCGATTCTCGGTGTCGTTAATATTATCTACGGTGCTTTCGCTTCCTTCGGTCAACAAAACATGAAACGCCGTCTCGCTTATTCCTCGGTTTCACACATGGGATTCGTCCTTTTAGGGATTGCTTCCTTTACCGATGTGGGTATTAGCGGCGCTATGTTACAAATGCTCTCCCACGGTTTAATTGCCGCCGTCTTATTCTTCCTTGCCGGTGTCACCTACGACCGCACCCATACCTTAGCTTTAAACGAGATGGGTGGGATTGCTCAAGCGATGCCGAAAGTCTTCGCTCTCTTTACTGCCGGCGCCATGGCTTCCCTAGCGTTACCCGGAATGAGCGGTTTTGCCAGTGAAATTACTGTATTCATCGGTGTCACTAGCAGTGAAGTTTATAGCCAAACCTTCCGGGTTGTGACTGTCTTCCTCGCTTCCGTTGGTTTAATCCTCACCCCGATTTATCTACTCTCCATGCTTCGTCAAGTTTTCTACGGAGATGGTTCTTCCTGCGATATTACTAACATTACCCCCAACAAAAGCAACGAACAAGCAGTTTGTTTCGGTACTAGCTGTGTCCTTCCTGACGAATCAGAATATATTGACGCTAAACCCAGAGAAATCTTTATCGCTGTCTCTTTCCTCGCTTTGATTGTCGCTATCGGTTTTTATCCCCAACTGGCTACCCGTATCTACGATGTCAAAACGGTGGCAGTTAACTCGGAAGTGCGTCAAGCTTACACAGAAATCGCCGCTACTCGTCAAAATATCTACGCTGAAACTCAACCCGACGTAAGCGCCAAAGTTGCCAGTATATTCCAATAA
- a CDS encoding DNA cytosine methyltransferase gives MWTFIDLFAGIGGFRIALENLGCQCVFSSEIDPHSQKVYLANYGHLPDNQDIRKLEVKTVPDHDILCGGFPCQAFSIAGRKHGFEDARGTLFFEVARILHEKKPKAFILENVQGLVHHDRGKTLKTILDILEKDLHYFVPSPQILNARYFGVPQNRPRIFIVGFREDLNIYHFSYPQPTHQETCLKDILEEKEVSVKYYLSNQYLETLFKHKARHENKGNGFGYEIISPDGIANAIVVGGMGKERNLVIDQRLTNFTPVTRIKGEVNKLFVRRMTPREWARLQGFPDSFQIVVSDVQAYKQFGNSVAIPVVKAVAKEVIKVLDLSRNSQENIGVKDLQGKQLELLSI, from the coding sequence ATGTGGACTTTTATTGATTTATTTGCCGGTATAGGAGGATTTAGAATCGCCCTAGAAAATCTCGGTTGTCAATGCGTTTTTTCTTCGGAAATCGATCCTCACTCCCAAAAGGTTTACTTAGCTAACTATGGTCATTTACCCGATAATCAAGACATCAGAAAATTAGAGGTAAAAACTGTCCCCGATCATGATATACTCTGTGGCGGGTTTCCCTGTCAAGCCTTTAGTATCGCCGGCAGAAAACACGGTTTTGAAGATGCACGCGGAACCTTATTTTTTGAAGTTGCCCGGATCCTACACGAAAAGAAACCGAAAGCTTTTATCTTAGAAAATGTCCAGGGTTTAGTCCATCATGATCGAGGTAAAACTTTAAAAACTATTTTAGATATACTAGAAAAGGATTTGCATTATTTTGTCCCTAGTCCCCAGATTTTAAATGCCAGATATTTTGGGGTTCCTCAAAACCGTCCCCGAATTTTTATCGTCGGTTTTCGAGAGGATTTAAATATTTACCATTTTTCCTATCCCCAACCAACCCATCAAGAAACTTGTCTCAAAGATATTCTAGAAGAAAAGGAAGTCAGCGTTAAATATTATCTCTCTAATCAGTATTTAGAAACCTTGTTTAAACACAAGGCCAGACACGAAAATAAAGGTAATGGGTTCGGTTATGAGATTATTTCTCCCGATGGTATCGCTAATGCTATTGTGGTGGGAGGTATGGGAAAAGAAAGAAATTTAGTTATCGATCAAAGACTGACTAATTTTACTCCCGTTACTCGCATTAAGGGAGAGGTAAATAAATTATTCGTCCGCAGAATGACCCCCAGAGAATGGGCAAGATTACAGGGATTTCCCGATAGTTTTCAGATTGTTGTTAGCGATGTCCAAGCTTATAAACAGTTCGGCAATTCTGTGGCTATTCCCGTGGTAAAAGCGGTGGCAAAAGAGGTGATTAAGGTTTTAGATTTATCCAGAAATTCTCAAGAAAATATCGGGGTTAAAGACCTACAGGGAAAACAATTAGAACTATTGTCAATCTGA
- a CDS encoding tRNA (cytidine(34)-2'-O)-methyltransferase, whose amino-acid sequence MTESILRVVLINPQIPPNTGNIARTCAATRTELHLVGPLGFEISDRYLKRAGLDYWPYVKLMYHLTIDDFCAYQQKSGGRAIGFSVRGSSSYVQYTYQSGDWLLFGSETDGIPADLLNKCDDTVYIPMAEPGVRSLNLSVSVAIGLFEARRQLGFIR is encoded by the coding sequence ATGACTGAATCGATTTTACGAGTGGTTTTAATTAATCCGCAAATTCCGCCAAATACGGGGAATATTGCCCGTACCTGCGCCGCAACGAGGACAGAATTGCATTTAGTTGGTCCCTTGGGGTTTGAAATTAGCGATCGCTATCTAAAGCGGGCCGGCTTAGATTATTGGCCCTATGTAAAACTTATGTACCACTTGACAATAGATGATTTCTGTGCATATCAACAAAAGAGCGGCGGACGAGCGATCGGGTTTAGCGTGCGCGGCAGCAGCAGTTATGTCCAGTACACCTATCAAAGCGGAGATTGGCTACTTTTTGGCAGTGAAACCGACGGTATTCCGGCAGATTTATTAAATAAGTGCGATGACACGGTTTATATTCCCATGGCAGAACCGGGGGTGAGAAGTTTAAATCTTTCCGTTAGTGTGGCCATCGGATTATTCGAGGCTAGACGACAATTAGGATTTATTCGTTAG
- a CDS encoding pilus assembly FimT family protein, translating to MNIFDLSSNTFRNLQLFNRQKSTSGLTQVEMLVTLVLLGILLTIALSVYHRFMAWIRLNIATFEISQQWKNTRYQATGGGSHPISLCMAASETEQIKVAKVEGNECENVTDWTPITRGVSIDTNNSTLRRVNGSAGNQGTIYRASWGDTREGLGGSWGQLGRITLVAAGTPDKRCLFLFRVDGSWDIRQDNRCVP from the coding sequence ATGAATATCTTCGACCTTTCTTCTAATACTTTTCGCAATTTACAGCTTTTTAATCGGCAAAAATCCACCTCTGGCTTAACTCAAGTCGAGATGTTAGTTACCCTAGTTTTATTAGGAATTCTCTTAACCATTGCCCTTTCTGTTTATCATCGTTTCATGGCTTGGATTCGCTTAAATATCGCCACCTTTGAAATATCCCAACAATGGAAAAATACCCGTTATCAAGCCACAGGAGGAGGTTCTCACCCTATATCTTTGTGCATGGCCGCAAGTGAAACCGAACAGATTAAAGTGGCAAAAGTGGAAGGGAACGAATGTGAAAATGTCACCGATTGGACTCCCATCACTCGCGGTGTTAGCATCGATACTAATAATTCTACCCTACGCCGAGTTAACGGATCGGCGGGTAATCAAGGGACAATTTATCGCGCTAGTTGGGGCGACACAAGAGAGGGGTTAGGGGGTTCTTGGGGACAGTTAGGCAGAATTACTTTAGTTGCTGCCGGTACACCCGACAAACGCTGTTTATTTTTATTTCGTGTTGATGGTAGTTGGGATATTCGCCAAGATAATAGATGTGTGCCTTAA
- a CDS encoding ParA family protein → MIISVVALKGGVGKTTTSIHLAAYFQEKAPTLLIDADKNRSALHWSREDTLPFMVASQAGATGLVKQYTHIIVDTQARPEPDELKDLAQGSDLLILPTTPNHLDIDVTIKAAELLSTMTDNYRVLLTQVDSRTKTGREARKALEEAKLPLFKREIPRLVAFERAAEKGVIVKDYPDPRSNFGWLCYQAVGKEIFALMT, encoded by the coding sequence ATGATTATTTCCGTCGTAGCACTAAAGGGAGGGGTCGGGAAAACCACCACATCGATTCATTTGGCCGCCTATTTTCAAGAAAAAGCGCCCACCTTATTGATTGATGCGGATAAAAATCGTTCGGCTCTCCATTGGTCCCGGGAAGATACCCTTCCTTTTATGGTAGCGTCCCAAGCCGGAGCGACGGGACTGGTGAAACAATACACTCATATTATCGTCGATACCCAGGCCCGGCCAGAGCCAGACGAGTTAAAAGATTTGGCCCAGGGCAGCGATTTATTAATTTTACCCACCACTCCCAATCATCTCGATATCGATGTCACCATTAAAGCGGCAGAATTGCTGTCCACGATGACCGATAATTATCGAGTTCTTTTAACCCAAGTGGATTCACGGACAAAAACAGGAAGAGAAGCGCGGAAAGCTCTAGAAGAAGCAAAATTACCCCTATTTAAGCGAGAAATTCCCCGTTTAGTTGCTTTTGAACGAGCGGCCGAAAAGGGAGTCATCGTCAAAGATTATCCCGACCCCCGGTCGAATTTCGGTTGGCTTTGTTACCAAGCGGTCGGTAAAGAAATTTTTGCCCTCATGACATAA
- the bchB gene encoding ferredoxin:protochlorophyllide reductase (ATP-dependent) subunit B, which produces MKLAYWMYAGPAHIGTLRIASSFKNVHAIMHAPLGDDYFNVMRSMLERERNFTPVTASIVDRNVLARGSQEKVVDNIVRKDREESPDLIVLTPTCTSSILQEDLQNFVERARQDAEGDVLLADVNHYRYNELQAADKTLYQIIKYYLDKAQRRGEIISQKTPKPSVNIIGITTLGFHNQHDRTELKRLMADLDIEVNEIIPEAASVENLKNLPRAWFNLVPYREVGLMTAKYLESEFAMPYVDITPMGVVETARCIRKIQEVINPQGAAVDYEDFINEQTLHISQAAWFSRSIDCQNLTGKKAVVFGDNTHAAAMTKILAREMGIHVVLAGTYCKYDADWFREQVSEYCDEVLISDDNGAIGDAIARLEPAAIFGTQMERHVGKRLDIPCGVIAAPIHIQNFPLGYKPFLGYEGTNQIADLVYNSFTLGMEDHLLEIFGGHDTKEVITKGISADSDLNWNKEATTELQKIPGFVRGKVKRNTEKFARERGIGEITLEVMYAAKESVGA; this is translated from the coding sequence ATGAAATTGGCCTATTGGATGTATGCGGGTCCCGCTCATATTGGCACTTTAAGGATCGCCAGTTCCTTTAAAAATGTTCATGCTATCATGCACGCTCCTCTGGGAGACGATTATTTTAACGTCATGCGCTCGATGCTGGAAAGGGAGCGTAATTTTACCCCCGTCACTGCTAGTATTGTCGATCGTAATGTTTTAGCCCGGGGTTCCCAAGAAAAAGTCGTCGATAATATTGTTCGCAAAGATCGCGAAGAAAGTCCCGATTTAATCGTTTTAACCCCCACCTGTACCTCCAGCATTCTCCAAGAGGATTTACAAAACTTTGTCGAAAGAGCGCGACAGGATGCCGAGGGGGATGTGCTGCTGGCCGATGTTAACCACTATCGCTATAATGAACTACAAGCGGCCGATAAAACCCTCTATCAAATTATCAAATATTATCTCGATAAGGCCCAGAGAAGAGGGGAAATTATCTCCCAGAAAACCCCTAAACCTTCGGTTAATATTATCGGTATTACCACCCTCGGTTTCCATAACCAACATGATCGCACGGAATTAAAGCGGTTAATGGCAGATTTGGACATTGAAGTTAACGAAATTATTCCCGAAGCTGCCTCGGTGGAAAACTTAAAAAATCTGCCCCGCGCTTGGTTTAATCTGGTTCCCTATCGAGAAGTGGGATTAATGACAGCCAAATATCTCGAAAGTGAATTCGCCATGCCCTACGTTGATATTACCCCCATGGGAGTGGTGGAAACAGCCCGATGTATTCGCAAAATTCAAGAGGTAATTAATCCCCAAGGTGCAGCAGTAGATTACGAAGATTTTATCAATGAACAAACTCTGCATATCTCCCAAGCTGCTTGGTTTTCTCGTTCCATTGACTGTCAGAATTTAACGGGCAAAAAAGCGGTGGTTTTTGGTGATAATACCCACGCAGCCGCTATGACAAAAATTCTCGCCAGGGAGATGGGAATTCATGTGGTTTTAGCGGGTACTTATTGCAAGTATGACGCCGATTGGTTCCGGGAACAAGTGAGTGAATATTGCGATGAAGTGTTAATTAGTGATGATAATGGGGCGATAGGAGATGCTATTGCTCGATTAGAACCAGCGGCGATATTTGGTACTCAAATGGAACGTCATGTGGGCAAACGTTTAGATATTCCCTGTGGAGTAATTGCCGCACCTATTCATATCCAAAATTTCCCCCTCGGTTATAAACCTTTCTTAGGTTACGAAGGCACTAATCAGATCGCTGATTTGGTCTATAATTCCTTTACTTTGGGTATGGAAGATCACCTATTAGAGATATTCGGTGGTCATGATACAAAAGAGGTAATTACTAAAGGTATTTCGGCAGATTCTGACCTAAATTGGAATAAGGAAGCTACGACAGAATTACAGAAAATACCCGGCTTTGTGCGCGGGAAAGTCAAACGAAATACCGAAAAATTCGCCCGGGAGCGAGGGATTGGTGAAATAACTTTAGAGGTAATGTATGCCGCTAAAGAATCCGTAGGAGCTTAA
- a CDS encoding class I SAM-dependent methyltransferase, protein MNLEAIILEEIKQSVAGRISFERWMDLALYHPDYGYYTSGKVEIGSKGDFFTSSSLGADFGELLAEQFVEMAEFLGNSRGFTLVEVGAGSGILAKDILDYLSHSYADFYQNLSYIIIEQSQKLRERQRATLAGYSPVSWQSWPNLADNSLVGCVFSNELIDAFPVHRVVIESGELREIYLGLGEPFQEIIADLSTDRIKDYFDLVGIHIPSPLYPEGYQTEVNLLALDWLETVNRKLDRGYILTIDYGYTAEKYYHPQRSQGTLQCYRQHQHHDHPYLWVGEQDITTHVDFTALQRQGEKLGLKNLGFTQQGLFLMALGLGDRLNELSQGKIDISTIFQRRDALHQLINPTGLGRFGVLIQGKGVEERILQGLSK, encoded by the coding sequence ATGAATTTAGAAGCAATCATCCTAGAGGAAATTAAACAATCAGTAGCAGGTCGAATTAGCTTCGAGCGCTGGATGGATTTAGCTCTCTATCACCCCGATTATGGCTATTACACCTCTGGAAAAGTAGAAATTGGCTCAAAAGGAGATTTTTTTACTTCCTCGTCCCTAGGGGCAGATTTTGGTGAATTGTTGGCGGAGCAATTTGTCGAGATGGCGGAATTTTTGGGCAATTCGCGAGGATTTACTTTAGTGGAAGTGGGAGCAGGTTCGGGAATTTTAGCGAAGGATATTCTTGATTATTTAAGTCATAGCTATGCTGATTTTTATCAAAATCTCAGTTATATAATTATCGAACAATCTCAGAAACTCAGGGAAAGACAACGGGCAACTTTAGCGGGATATTCCCCGGTATCTTGGCAAAGTTGGCCGAATTTAGCCGATAATTCCCTTGTGGGTTGTGTGTTTAGTAATGAGTTAATCGATGCTTTTCCTGTCCATCGAGTTGTGATTGAGTCGGGAGAATTACGAGAAATTTATCTAGGATTGGGGGAACCTTTTCAGGAGATTATCGCAGATTTATCTACTGACAGAATCAAAGATTATTTTGATTTAGTGGGGATACATATTCCTTCCCCACTTTATCCGGAGGGTTATCAAACCGAGGTCAACTTATTAGCTTTAGACTGGTTAGAAACGGTTAATCGGAAACTCGATCGAGGTTATATCTTAACCATAGATTACGGTTACACTGCCGAAAAATATTATCATCCCCAAAGAAGTCAAGGAACCCTACAATGTTATCGACAACATCAGCATCATGATCATCCTTATTTGTGGGTGGGAGAACAAGATATTACCACTCATGTGGATTTTACTGCTTTACAACGTCAAGGGGAGAAATTAGGCTTAAAAAATCTCGGTTTTACTCAGCAAGGATTATTTTTAATGGCTTTGGGATTAGGAGATAGATTAAATGAACTTTCTCAAGGAAAAATCGATATATCAACTATATTTCAGCGTCGAGACGCCCTACATCAATTAATCAATCCCACTGGTTTAGGAAGATTTGGGGTTTTAATTCAGGGGAAAGGAGTAGAGGAAAGAATACTTCAGGGATTAAGCAAATAA
- the lipA gene encoding lipoyl synthase codes for MSNIPPQWREEITSLPPWLRRSLGKSSEISTVQRIIKQRNIHTICEEGRCPNRGECYAQGTATFLLMGPTCTRSCAFCQVDKGHAPMPLDLEEPQKVAEAVQLLNLSYVVLTSVARDDMEDGGASWFVRTMTAIRELNPHTLIEVLTPDFAGGKGSQQERVATVVGAKPACYNHNIETVRRLQKPVRRGAKYDRSLAVLRYVKEIDRSIPTKSGLMVGHGETKEEIIETLADLRAIDCDRVTIGQYMRPSLEHLLVQKYWTPAEFSELGEIAQKMGFSQVRSGPLVRSSYHAGD; via the coding sequence ATGTCCAATATACCCCCACAGTGGCGCGAGGAAATCACCTCTTTACCTCCTTGGTTACGGCGTTCACTCGGCAAATCTAGCGAAATCTCCACGGTTCAGCGCATTATCAAACAAAGGAACATTCATACTATCTGCGAGGAGGGTCGCTGTCCCAATCGCGGCGAATGTTATGCCCAAGGTACGGCGACTTTTTTGTTGATGGGTCCCACCTGTACACGATCCTGTGCTTTTTGTCAAGTGGATAAGGGTCATGCACCCATGCCTCTCGATCTGGAGGAACCGCAAAAAGTGGCGGAAGCGGTGCAATTGTTAAATTTAAGTTACGTTGTCTTGACTTCTGTGGCCAGAGATGATATGGAAGACGGCGGGGCTAGTTGGTTTGTGCGGACGATGACAGCCATTCGCGAACTCAATCCCCACACTTTAATTGAGGTGTTAACCCCGGATTTTGCTGGAGGTAAGGGAAGTCAACAGGAACGGGTGGCGACGGTGGTGGGGGCAAAACCTGCCTGTTACAATCACAATATCGAGACGGTGCGCCGTTTGCAAAAGCCGGTTAGACGCGGGGCTAAATATGATCGCTCTTTGGCGGTTTTGCGTTATGTTAAGGAAATCGATCGATCAATTCCGACGAAATCTGGCCTAATGGTCGGTCACGGTGAGACAAAAGAGGAAATTATCGAGACTTTGGCAGATTTACGCGCGATCGACTGCGATCGAGTTACTATTGGTCAATATATGCGTCCTTCTCTGGAACATTTGCTCGTACAGAAATATTGGACTCCCGCAGAATTTAGCGAGTTGGGAGAAATCGCCCAAAAAATGGGTTTTTCCCAGGTTAGATCCGGCCCCCTAGTCCGCAGTTCCTATCATGCGGGAGATTAA
- the grxD gene encoding Grx4 family monothiol glutaredoxin has protein sequence MTPETKERIDQLVQNNKVLVFMKGNKLMPQCGFSNNVIQILNILGVSYETVDILQDQELRQGVKEYSNWPTIPQVYINGEFIGGSDIMIELYQNGELQQIVEVALAS, from the coding sequence ATGACACCCGAAACTAAGGAAAGAATCGATCAATTAGTTCAGAATAACAAAGTTCTTGTGTTCATGAAGGGCAATAAATTAATGCCTCAGTGTGGTTTCTCGAATAACGTCATACAAATTCTCAATATTCTGGGGGTTTCCTACGAAACTGTCGATATTCTGCAAGATCAGGAGTTAAGACAAGGAGTTAAGGAGTATTCCAATTGGCCGACTATTCCCCAAGTCTATATCAACGGTGAGTTTATTGGTGGTTCCGACATTATGATCGAACTCTATCAAAATGGGGAACTACAACAAATAGTCGAGGTAGCCTTAGCTTCCTAA